From Suricata suricatta isolate VVHF042 chromosome 1, meerkat_22Aug2017_6uvM2_HiC, whole genome shotgun sequence, a single genomic window includes:
- the LOC115298209 gene encoding L-threonine 3-dehydrogenase, mitochondrial, which translates to MPGAKMLRQVAGQMLASPACGCWTSAPLARFLATSPRQIPADANFHSGSFSGSDQTRILITGGLGQLGVGLANFLRKRFGKDNVILSDIRKPPDHIFHSGPFIYSDILDYKNLREIVVNNRITWLFHYSALLSAVGEANVPLARAVNITGLHNVLDVAAEHNLRLFVPSTIGAFGPTSPRNPTPDLCIQRPRTIYGVSKVHAELMGEYYHYRYGLDFRCLRYPGIISADSQPGGGTTDYAVRIFHDAIKNGKFECNLKSSTRLPMMYIDDCLRATLEVMEAPAESLSMRTYNVNAMSFTPEDLAQELLKHIPEFQITYNVDSVRQAIADSWPMNFDDSNARKDWGWKHDFDLPELVTTMLNSDTRVAQAN; encoded by the exons ATGCCAGGTGCTAAGATGCTGCGGCAGGTGGCAGGCCAGATGCTGGCGAGCCCAGCCTGTGGCTGTTGGACCTCTGCCCCGCTGGCCCGCTTTCTGGCCACCTCCCCTCGGCAAATTCCAGCAGATGCCAACTTccactctggctctttctctggaTCAGACCAGACACGCATTTTAATTACAG GGGGTCTTGGCCAGCTTGGAGTGGGGCTTGCTAACTTTTTGAG gaAACGATTTGGGAAGGACAATGTGATTTTATCTGACATAAGGAAACCACCTGATCACATCTTCCACAGTG gcccatttatttattctgacatTCTGGATTACAAGAATCTTCGGGAGATCGTGGTGAACAACCGCATCACCTGGTTGTTTCATTATAGCGCTTTGCTCAGTGCCGTTGGAGAAGCAAATGTACCCTTGGCCAGAGCCGTAAATATCACTG GGTTGCATAACGTCCTGGATGTTGCAGCAGAGCACAATTTGCGATTGTTTGTACCTAGCACAATCGGAGCTTTTGGACCTACTTCTCCCCGGAATCCGACTCCTGATCTTTGTATTCAGAGGCCCAGGACTATCTATGGGGTGTCCAAGGTCCATGCAGAGCTCATGGGAGAA tATTATCATTACCGGTATGGGTTAGATTTCCGATGCCTGAGATACCCTGGAATCATCTCTGCAGACTCCCAGCCTGGTGGAGGAACTACTG ACTATGCAGTCCGGATCTTCCACGATGCTATAAAGAATGGCAAATTTGAGTGCAACCTGAAATCCAGCACGCGGCTCCCGATGATGTACATTGATGACTGCCTGAGGGCCACCCTGGAAGTCATGGAGGCCCCAGCAGAGTCCCTTTCCATGAGGACCTACAATGTCAATGCCATGAGCTTCACCCCTGAGGACCTGGCCCAGGAACTTCTCAAGCACATACCAGAATTCCAGATCACGTACAACGTGGATTCTGTTCGACAGGCCATAG CGGATAGTTGGCCGATGAACTTCGATGACAGCAATGCTCGGAAGGACTGGGGGTGGAAGCACGACTTTGACCTTCCAGAGCTGGTGACGACGATGTTGAACTCTGATACCAGAGTTGCGCAGGCTAACTGA